A region from the Gossypium hirsutum isolate 1008001.06 chromosome A08, Gossypium_hirsutum_v2.1, whole genome shotgun sequence genome encodes:
- the LOC121205058 gene encoding uncharacterized protein, with protein sequence MGIVKFDNAPSAKNPLPNHTDNGVNAIGENMGRRIKSDITEVKTPLRWVWKEMAKRGLVISNPEGRCEEIKNYCEFHHEVGHEIQECVKFRAWVQGLMDNNEIEFCEEVKEKGSICALESTMKVPKVNYPAVIISCPKSNETGMQVTPKIIIQKLAVFSYKDSKKVSWNYDCNVTIPGKESSASTLKEDQDIGSHTRSGRRYDLINAQTEPVKGKALMVEQKRGKAVEPELLVNELVKEEEAKEFLKFLKHSEYNVVEQLYKQPASISILALLLSSEVYQSALMKVLNKTYVTNDISINKLDQLVNNINADNFIFFNDDKIPPGGIGSTKALHITTRCKWYILPGVLIDNRSALNVLPFSTLNRLPMDSSHMKGCQNIVRAFDGTQRRVMGRIEIPLLIGATTYEVDFLVMDIKPSYNYLLGRPWIHSAGAVPSSLHQKLKLVSEEGSKVPVPKISKTTRMGLQLMVGNGALPGKGLGRHLQGRVEVPMLKDKQNRLGLRFKPDARQRKKELEKKAENKKGTFEW encoded by the exons ATGGGCATTGTGAAGTTTGATAATGCACCAAGTGCGAAAAACCCGTTACCCAATCATACTGATAATGGGGTAAATGCAATAGGTGAAAATATGGGGAGAAGGATCAAATCAGATATTACAGAAGTAAAAACTCCTTTGAGATGGGTCTGGAAAGAGATGGCAAAGAGGGGGTTGGTTATTTCGAATCCAGAAGGGAGGTGCGAAGAGATAaagaactactgtgagttccatcatgagGTAGGGCACGAAATTCAAGAATGCGTAAAATTCAGAGCTTGGGTGCAAGGTCTGATGGACAATAATGAGATAGAGTTTTGTGAAGAAGTTAAAGAAAAAGGAAGCATATGTGCGTTAGAATCAACAATGAAAGTCCCAAAAGTCAATTATCCTGCGGTTATTATTTCGTGTCCTAAAAGTAATGAAACTGGGATGCAGGTAACACCAAAGATCATAATCCAGAAACTAGCCGTCTTCTCTTATAAAGATAGTAAAAAGGTCTCCTGGAATTATGATTGTAATGTGACAATCCCAGGAAAGGAGAGTTCAGCTAGCACTTTAAAGGAGGATCAAGATATAGGTTCTCACACGCGTAGTGGAAGACGCTATGATTTGATAAATGCCCAAACAGAACctgtaaaaggaaaagccttgatGGTGGAACAAAAGAGGGGAAAAGCAGTCGAACCTGAGTTGCTTGTTAATGAGCtggtaaaagaagaagaagctaaggAGTTCTTGAAATTTCTGAAGCACAGTGAGTATAATGTTGTGGAACAGTTGTATAAACAGCCAGCTAGCATATCTATACTAGCTTTACTCTTGAGTTCAGAGGTATACCAAAGTGCATTGATGAAAGTGTTAAACAAGACGTACGTGACCAATGATATCTCTATCAATAAATTGGATCAGCTGGTTAATAACATAAATGctgataacttcatcttcttcaacgatgacaAAATACCACCAGGAGGTATAGGATCCACTAAAGCCCTACACATAACCACTAGATGCAAATGGTACATATTGCCAGGAGTCTTGATAGACAATAGGTCGGCACTGAATGTATTACCCTTTTCAACATTAAATAGATTACCTATGGATAGCTCACACATGAAGGGATGTCAGAATATAGTGCGGGCATTCGATGGCACACAAAGAAGGGTCATGGGGAGAATAGAAATACCTTTGTTGATTGGCGCAACTACATATGAGGTGGACTTCTTAgtgatggatattaaaccctcttACAACTACTTGTTAGGGAGACCTTGGATACATTCGGCAGGGGCAGTGCCTTCGTCGCTACATCAGAAGTTAAAGCTAGTATCAGAAG AAGGGAGTAAGGTTCCGGTACCAAAAATATCCAAAACTACAAGGATGGGTCTACAGTTGATGGTAGGAAATGGAGCTTTACCAGGAAAGGGACTTGGGAGACATCTCCAAGGAAGAGTTGAGGTTCCAATGCTGAAGGACAAACAGAACCGCTTAGGTTTAAGGTTCAAGCCAGATGCGAGACAAAGAAAGAAGGAATTGGAAAAAAAGGCAGAAAATAAGAAGGGCACGTTTGAGTGGTGA